The proteins below come from a single Maylandia zebra isolate NMK-2024a linkage group LG23, Mzebra_GT3a, whole genome shotgun sequence genomic window:
- the LOC143415182 gene encoding syncytin-A-like, protein MNNGSRAVGELPTHLCKYIYTFCPPRNERKCMACSINATCASDTTLMSLNCRSDYSYRMPLQTKTQYQTGCARTAPSSRGTRVLADWYFLCGNKAYLSLPEGWGGLCALVELSDHVFFMQRVAHHPSRRQRREVDFTSPNSFGITVDTGVPGEFRIWGGGVKFLQSLIPGIGVAEVRDHVEINRYALLRHINLTKTLGTALAGEQQAIRTMVLQNRLTLDLLTASQGGVCKLIGETCCTFIPDGYETGGDIYEALQNLTALQKYVTEHTPGAATAQSWLDWLFSGSWLAAVAKPFFLLGLIMIALLILVLCVLPCLRVMISQMITTTMTAYVAVPEEEQHPVAILLEENLY, encoded by the coding sequence ATGAACAATGGATCACGGGCAGTGGGGGAGCTGCCTACACACCTATGTAAGTACATATACACTTTCTGCCCACCAAGGAACGAGAGGAAGTGTATGGCCTGTTCAATCAACGCCACCTGTGCCAGTGACACAACGCTGATGAGCCTAAACTGTCGCTCCGACTACAGCTACCGAATGCCactacaaacaaagactcaGTACCAGACAGGATGTGCACGGACGGCACCCAGCAGCAGAGGAACCAGAGTTTTGGCTGACTGGTACTTCCTATGTGGCAACAAGGCTTATCTGTCACTCCCTGAAGGTTGGGGAGGTCTGTGCGCCCTGGTGGAATTATCAGATCACGTTTTCTTCATGCAACGTGTTGCACATCACCCAAGCCGCCGACAGAGACGTGAAGTGGACTTCACCTCACCCAATTCTTTCGGCATTACCGTGGACACTGGAGTGCCGGGAGAGTTTCGCATCTGGGGAGGTGGAGTGAAATTCTTACAGAGCTTGATCCCCGGCATTGGAGTTGCCGAGGTGCGGGATCATGTGGAAATCAACCGATATGCTCTGCTACGACACATCAACTTGACTAAGACCCTGGGAACCGCCTTAGCAGGAGAACAGCAGGCCATCAGAACGatggtgctgcagaacagactgacactagacctgctaacagcatcacaaggaggagTTTGCAAGCTGATCGGGGAAACATGTTGCACTTTTATCCCTGATGGATACGAAACTGGAGGAGACATTTATGAAGCTTTGCAGAATTTGACCGCTCTGCAAAAATATGTCACTGAACACACACCTGGAGCAGCTACAGCACAAAGCTGGCTGGACTGGCTGTTCAGCGGTTCATGGCTGGCTGCTGTAGCAAAGCCATTTTTCCTTCTAGGTCTCATCATGATAGCACTGCTCATattagtgttgtgtgtgttgccatgcctaagagtaatgatttcacagatgataacaactacaatgactgcttatgttgccgtgcctgaagaagaacaacatcccgttgcaattctgttagaggagaacttgtactag